One genomic segment of Primulina tabacum isolate GXHZ01 chromosome 9, ASM2559414v2, whole genome shotgun sequence includes these proteins:
- the LOC142555331 gene encoding uncharacterized protein LOC142555331, whose amino-acid sequence MEDLKGKKRSWDESVDPGSVVDSPEVKRLRENLLDSLDEDDDEAEFSTASSHLDSFMKSFEKEIAPDGGDEVEVVDLVSGSDESRPEFGYLWEASDDDLGLPPTTNSSPDTAEKSELGAYFWGFEPEIPGYDSDGYGFVQTEKFNGSDSGYVAIDGLFDYSDMGFGLGDFLWRPERLPAQ is encoded by the coding sequence ATGGAGGATTTGAAGGGTAAGAAGAGGTCTtgggatgagtcggtggatccCGGGTCGGTGGTCGACTCGCCGGAGGTGAAGAGGCTGAGGGAGAATCTTCTGGATAGTTTGGACGAAGACGATGACGAGGCTGAGTTTAGTACCGCGAGTTCGCATCTGGACTCGTTCATGAAGAGCTTCGAGAAGGAGATTGCTCCCGACGGCGGAGACGAGGTGGAGGTGGTGGATCTGGTTTCCGGTTCCGACGAGTCTCGGCCGGAGTTCGGGTACTTGTGGGAGGCTTCTGACGATGATCTAGGCCTGCCACCGACCACAAATTCGTCTCCGGATACGGCGGAGAAATCTGAGCTGGGAGCCTATTTCTGGGGGTTCGAACCGGAGATCCCGGGTTATGATTCGGACGGATATGGGTTCGTTCAAACGGAAAAATTCAACGGCAGTGACAGTGGATATGTAGCCATTGACGGGTTGTTTGACTATTCCGATATGGGCTTCGGGTTGGGTGACTTTTTGTGGAGACCCGAAAGGTTACCGGCCCAATAG
- the LOC142555330 gene encoding dihydrolipoyllysine-residue acetyltransferase component 4 of pyruvate dehydrogenase complex, chloroplastic-like encodes MASLVYPETPSLSSSSSLSSTAPFLRPSIFFLRPKSSSSRLPTVSAKIREIFMPALSSTMTEGKIVSWIKSEGDTLSKGESVVVVESDKADMDVETFYDGILAAIVVNEGETAPVGSPIGLLAETEDEIAEAKAKAASQSTGPPASSAPKVEDSTSVPVPASASAPAQTVATYPATPGKVVATPYAKKLAKQHKVDINKIVGTGPFGRIKPEDVEKAAGITTTPKSNVAVPAAAAPSSPPKAAASFPEIPGSSVVPFTTMQAAVSKNMVESLSVPTFRVGYPVGTDALDALYEKVKPKGVTMTALLAKAAAMALVQHPVVNATCKDGKSFTYNSSINIAVAVAINGGLITPVLQDADKLDLYLLSQKWKELVEKARAKQLQPHEYNSGTFTLSNLGMFGVDRFDAILPPGQGAIMAVGASKPNVSADKDGFFSVKNKMLVNVTADHRIIYGADLAAFLQLFSKIVENPESLTM; translated from the exons ATGGCTTCGCTTGTCTACCCCGAAACTCCATCGCTCTCCTCCTCGTCCTCACTCTCCTCCACCGCTCCGTTTCTACGCCCCTCCATTTTCTTCCTCCGACCTAAATCCTCCTCCTCTCGCCTCCCCACCGTGAGCGCCAAGATCCGTGAGATTTTCATGCCTGCTCTCAGCTCTACCATGACCGAGGGTAAGATCGTCAGCTGGATTAAATCCGAAGGCGATACGCTCTCCAAGGGGGAATCCGTCGTCGTGGTGGAATCTGATAAAGCCGATATGGATGTGGAGACGTTCTACGATGGAATTTTGGCTGCAATTGTTGTTAATGAAGGTGAGACGGCTCCGGTTGGCTCGCCGATTGGGCTCTTGGCTGAAACAGAGGATGAAATCGCCGAAGCCAAGGCTAAAGCCGCGTCGCAGTCGACTGGACCTCCCGCCAGTTCAGCTCCAAAAGTCGAGGATTCTACTTCCGTTCCAGTTCCTGCTTCTGCGTCAGCTCCGGCTCAGACAGTGGCTACCTACCCCGCTACTCCGGGGAAGGTAGTGGCAACACCCTATGCGAAGAAATTGGCCAAACAACATAAGGTTGATATTAATAAGATTGTGGGCACGGGTCCGTTTGGGAGGATAAAGCCGGAGGATGTGGAGAAGGCTGCAGGAATTACTACCACCCCGAAGAGTAATGTGGCCGTGCCTGCTGCGGCTGCTCCTTCATCTCCGCCAAAGGCTGCAGCTAGTTTTCCGGAGATTCCTGGATCGAGTGTGGTGCCGTTCACTACAATGCAAGCAGCGGTGTCGAAGAATATGGTGGAGAGTTTGAGTGTGCCCACTTTCAGAGTTGGATATCCTGTTGGTACTGATGCCCTCGACGCTCTCTATGAGAAG GTGAAGCCGAAGGGTGTGACCATGACAGCCTTGTTAGCAAAAGCTGCAGCAATGGCGTTGGTTCAGCATCCTGTGGTGAATGCAACATGCAAAGATGGAAAAAGTTTTACTTACAATAGCAGTATAAATATTGCAGTAGCTGTGGCGATCAATGGTGGATTGATCACCCCTGTTCTTCAGGACGCGGATAAG TTGGATCTTTATCTGTTGTCTCAAAAATGGAAGGAGCTTGTGGAAAAGGCTCGTGCAAAGCAACTTCAGCCCCACGAGTACAATTCAG GGACATTCACATTATCAAATTTGGGTATGTTTGGAGTGGATAGGTTTGATGCTATTCTCCCTCCAGGCCAG GGGGCTATTATGGCTGTTGGTGCATCAAAACCCAATGTCAGTGCCGACAAAGATGGATTCTTTAGTGTTAAAAACAAGATGCTG GTGAATGTGACTGCTGATCACAGAATCATCTACGGTGCTGACTTGGCTGCTTTCCTTCAATTATTCTCAAAGATCGTTGAGAACCCAGAAAGCTTGACGATGTAG